The sequence cagttcctcgcccaactccctacggactgaacTACTACAACAAATAGTCTAAATCACCATGATGTGAGAGATTTGGGTACGTAGCCTGTGTAACTGATGTCTAAACTGCATATTTCTTTAGCAAATTGCAGCTACCAGTACGGCTTTTCCacttaagaaaatgaaaaatttaTGAATGGGGTCTGTATGCTGGTAGGTACTCAtcacaggggcggctgtggctcagtggtagagcggttgcctgccaatcggaaggttgggggttcaatccctggccctgcagtcccatgtcaaagtgtccttgggcaagacactgaaccccgagttgcccccgatcatgtgcatcggagtgtgaatgtgtgtgaatgtttatctgatgagcaggtggcaccttgtacggcagcctcggccgtACAAGGCTGAGGCatctcctgtagatgtaaaagtgctttgagtagtttttaagactagaaaagtgctatatattTACAGCCAATGCTGTTTTCTGACCTGTGTGAGCTTTTTGGGTTCGGTGGTGTTTGCCCAGGGAGCAGGGATCTTGTTGCCAGGCCACATGACAGGGATGTCCTGAGCTGAGGGATGATGGTAGAACACAATCACCTGAGGAGAAATCCAAAtgatagagagagagtagaTAGGTTTAAAACACTGCACCGACGTGGTATAACGGAAACACTCAGGTAGTCTCATGTTCAGTGGCGTGAGGTAGTTATGACGGAGCTCGGTGCAGACTAGTTACTGACGCTTTGATATTTGAAAGGCATGACTGCTCGCTTGGCTTGCAGATGTGCTCAGCTTGGCAGTCTTGACCAATTTTGCACCTAAACTAGCTACCATAGATCGTCTTGTCACATGATCAAAAAAAGACTTGACATTAGACAACATCATTATTGCATATATCCAtatgacaaaaataacaaaaaaatatgaaataatgaattcatTTGAATAGTGTTTTAGATTGCTACTGACTATTTTACCCGAAATAATGAAAACCTGGGACCGCTGCcttgaggactgagcctctggaTATGGACGCACGCTTTACCAGGTGAGACACCCAGGCACCGGGAAATTATTTTAACTTCCTTGCATCTACACATAATTTACAACAATATCCCATTAACGTAATGTAGGTGTGACAATTTTGATTGAaatcataaaaacacacatgacTATACTAAAGAGATTTAATAGTGAAATAATGATAGAACTAGTCGGGTGTTGTGATAGCAATCCTtgtttaaataaagatttttaGGCAACCCTTGTCTTTCTGTTGGTTAATTCAATCATCTGCCAATATACTCCCAGCAACCATGATCATCATGCTCAAAGGAGTGAGGATAGCTGTGAGAGCCTGTTATTTATCCAGCTTCTGGGTCATGCATTATCATCACTCTGAGTCACTCCGAGTCCAGAGGTTACATGCATATTAGCATACGGTCAATACATCAACGTGTCTTGGACTTTTCCAAAGACACTTATAACAAAATGGGTCACTGTGCAAATCTCTGCTCCACTCCCGTCTCTCCTCTGTCTGCCCTgcacactctctttctctttctcctttgcCAACTAAACCAGTCCCAGATTAGGGTCATAGGAGCAGGAGTTAAACTGATTGTATCCGAATGAGACATGCACATTAAAACCATCGAGACATATAATAAATTGTACCTAAAACAGGAGATGCCTGTGTATGTGAAGCTGCTCCTTTccatgtgtaggtatgtgtagatactttaaaaaaaaaagctaaatgcaATGAAAGAAGGAGGGCTGTTGGATGAAACAAGTGTTAATGGGATGACGCTCACCACTAATTCCTGTTCAGGGGAGCTATGGGCTGCTGGGATTACCTGACCACAGGGGTTAAGTCCAATAACTACACACatccaaaaacaacacacccatGCCACTTTGACTTGTAATATGTATATGAGCTTTAAGGGATCCGAGATCCGTTTCATTGATGCGTTCTGATCTCACCTGGTATTTCTTCTGCCAGAGGTAGTCCAGAGTGATGCCCTCCACTGGACAGTTGTTGCAAAGCTTGCTGCCAAACACTTCCTGGAGCATGCGGATGAGGTACACATGATGCTCTAGATCCATTACATAGTAGTGGTTAAAGTCCAGAAACACTATCTACATCAAAAAAATCCATCAGTTAGTAGGCAAACTCTATATGTCTTTGGTCATGTGTATGTGAAAactattaaccctcatgttgtccttgggtcagatTGATCagttttcctgtatcaatgttctttttaactacccaattgtaattacccccCACAAAACTTgtttgattccacacaacgctctttggggaGATTTTATGGgttattttggggtgtcttattcaattttagtattgagtaaaagttgacatattccagtctgtgattatccatcaataatttctgcttttctaactcaaacattaaggtataatttcctataaatgaggtttattgaccatacattccaaaaataactgtaaaagcaAAGTTTGTGTTGCGCAGTgttaataactttaaaaaaaagtgacaaacaagggaaaaaagcatcaaaagtgtgggaaaaaaggacaaaaaaagtaaaaacaagtttaaaacgttgataaaaagcgtcaacaaaattgttgattttcaattctgacaggaagacaacacaagggttaaaagtgtCGCTCACCTCTTTCCTGTGTCTACTTAAGAAGGAGTTGATTTCTAACAAGCCATCGCTCACCTGAGGGGGAGAACAGAGtgaaaggtcagaggtcactcGCTGTAACCTTTAACCCTTGTTCAGGCCGTCGCCATCCCACTACTAACAACATGAGCTGGAAACTAGAACACAACACTAGCAGAAAACATTCACTATTTATGCTGTTACATGAGACAAAATAAAGGACAAATCATTGATTATTCCAGGATTGGAGACATCTGATctagaaagaaaacattaatgGGTAATACTGGACTTTGACTGATTACTTAAAACATATTCAATCACAATACGAAGAAAAAGGGAGGTAGGCACAGTAACCCTATGATGAAGCATTTCAATGTCAGTAAATACTGTGTGTACTCCACTGCTCACCTTGTGGCCAAACAGGCCATGGATAAAGTAAATCTCATTTCCTGACTCGCCTGGCTTGGAGGAGACCCTGAGATCAAAGTAGCGTATTCCTGCATCCAACTGCTCTTTAAATGTCAGATTCTAGAAATACAGACACTGTATTACACAAAATATCAATTACGCTGTACAATGCACAGGCTTTCAAAACCTGGCCAAGTTAGATCATTTCATATGACATCAGCAAGTTGCTGCTCCACAGAGAATTAGGTTTGTAGGCCTACATGTCACTGATCTGAACTCAGTACCTGGGTCATGGACCACTTCACCATGACTTTCTTGGCTAAGACGCTGAACATGGTGGCGAGGTACTTCACATATGCCTTCTGGTCGGGTCCAACAGGAGCATGCACATCCACCCAGAAGGTAAAAGAATCATGAGACCCTGGAagacagatgatgatgatgatgatgagaaatAGAAATCGAAAAGCCAAATTGAACACATCACATTCCTTTCAGACTTGTAGCTTTGTTGTTATCTTTTGCAAAGTGTACAGTGGTATAAATCCAGGTGTGATGGACAGATGAGTAGACGCAGAGGAGAAACAAATCATCTTTACGCACGACAGGCCCACCTGGCACCGCGAGGTGTTTGAGGGGCATGGCGCTGAGCTTGGAGGGGAGCGAACCCATCCAGTCGGCGTTGACATTGCCGATCCCTGCAGGCCGAGTCTTCATGTCAGAAACAGCCTGTCAACCAACCCCCTCCTTCAGGAAACCGCTCTTCGGTGCTGATGCAATCCCGGTGACGGATTCATGTGCCCTCCCAACAGGTAAAGACTACCACGGACCATATTGCAATGCCACCGTTAATCTACGTATACGCCCTCCGACTCGCACCAGGTAGAGTGGTCTATGACCCGTTTCCTCGCCCGGCGTTCGGCAGG is a genomic window of Etheostoma spectabile isolate EspeVRDwgs_2016 chromosome 22, UIUC_Espe_1.0, whole genome shotgun sequence containing:
- the plcxd2 gene encoding PI-PLC X domain-containing protein 2, whose protein sequence is MKTRPAGIGNVNADWMGSLPSKLSAMPLKHLAVPGSHDSFTFWVDVHAPVGPDQKAYVKYLATMFSVLAKKVMVKWSMTQNLTFKEQLDAGIRYFDLRVSSKPGESGNEIYFIHGLFGHKVSDGLLEINSFLSRHRKEIVFLDFNHYYVMDLEHHVYLIRMLQEVFGSKLCNNCPVEGITLDYLWQKKYQVIVFYHHPSAQDIPVMWPGNKIPAPWANTTEPKKLTQFLETTLRERAKEGSFHVSQAILTPRVNTVAKGLVWGLRSYLVERNLPTIMSWVEAQRPGVDGVNIITSDFVELTDFANIVIKLNNLLLSEQDRKQR